One window of the Manihot esculenta cultivar AM560-2 chromosome 14, M.esculenta_v8, whole genome shotgun sequence genome contains the following:
- the LOC110600186 gene encoding leucine-rich repeat receptor-like protein kinase TDR, with protein MKPPFFLSLTFSSSYLLQTFLLLFYATAQPLQLRALLSLRLSLRDPLDTFHGWDPTRTSSKPKGPVWCSWSGIKCDPRTAQITTLDLSSRSLSGVIPDEIRHLNSLIHLNLSLNAFTGPLPPVIFELTQLRTIDISHNNFNSTFPPGISKLKFLRVFHAYSNNFTGPLPKEFSSLRFLERLNLTGSFFQGEIPPEYGNFQRLKFLGLAGNLLEGPLPPQLGSLSQLERMEIGYNNMLTGRVPEEFALLSNLLYLDISACSLSGNLTQELGNLTKLEMLLLFQNQFTGEIPVCFSNLKALKVLDLSDNQLKGKIPVELSSLKELTRVSLMRNQFSGEIPEGIGELPNLEALYLWNNSLTGILPQKLGSNGKLQWLDVSSNSLTGPIPPNICQGKKLLKLILFSNKFVGILPESLANCTSLSRVRIQDNQLNGSIPYGFGLLRNLTYVDLSKNNFTGDIPHDLHNAPQLQYLNISENSFHSNLPSNIWSTPSLQIFSASSSKLTGKIPDFIGCSSLYKIELQDNSFSGGIPWDIGHCEKLINLNLGGNSLTGIIPWEISTLPAITDVDLSHNFLTGSIPSNFENCTTLENFNVSYNRLTGPIPGSGLFPNLHPTSFSGNDGLCGRVLAKPCATDTLSVGDVEVHRREQPKKTAGAIVWIMAIAFGIGLFVLVAGTRCFHANYNRKFSDDREIGPWKLTAFQRLNFTADDVLECLSMTDKIIGMGSTGTVYKAEMPGGEIIAVKKLWGKNKENIRRRRGVLAEVDVLGNVRHRNIVRLLGCCSNRECTMLLYEYMPNGNLEDLLHGKNKGENLVADWFTRYKIALGVAQGICYLHHDCDPVIVHRDLKPSNILLDGEMEARVADFGVAKLIQSDESMSVIAGSYGYIAPEYAYTLQVDEKSDIYSFGVMLMEIISGKRSVDAEFGDGNSIVDWIRSKIKSKDSINDILDKNAGACIASVREEMMQMLRIALLCTSRNPADRPSMRDVVLMLQEAKPKRKLPGCVVSGGDNLVTAGGAIAQKPAVECLYD; from the exons ATGAAACCTCCTTTCTTTTTGTCTCTAACATTCTCTTCCTCCTACTTACTTCAAACATTTCTGCTACTCTTCTATGCCACCGCTCAGCCGCTTCAACTCCGTGCTTTACTCTCCCTCAGATTATCCCTCCGAGACCCTCTTGATACCTTCCATGGCTGGGATCCCACCAGAACGTCTTCCAAGCCTAAAGGCCCAGTTTGGTGTTCCTGGTCTGGCATCAAATGCGACCCTAGGACTGCTCAAATCACAACGCTTGATCTTTCTTCCCGAAGTCTTTCTGGTGTGATTCCGGATGAAATCCGGCACTTAAACAGCTTAATCCACTTGAATTTGAGCTTAAATGCTTTTACGGGGCCTCTCCCACCAGTCATTTTTGAACTGACTCAGCTCAGGACTATTGATATTAGCCACAACAACTTCAATTCCACATTTCCACCTGGAATTTCCAAGCTCAAGTTCCTAAGAGTCTTCCATGCATACAGCAACAATTTCACCGGTCCATTGCCAAAAGAGTTCAGCTCACTTCGCTTCTTGGAGCGGCTCAACCTCACCGGAAGCTTCTTTCAAGGAGAGATTCCCCCCGAATATGGTAATTTTCAGAGACTCAAGTTTCTGGGCTTAGCTGGAAATTTGTTAGAAGGACCGTTGCCCCCTCAATTAGGATCCTTGAGCCAGCTTGAGCGGATGGAGATTGGATACAATAATATGCTGACAGGCAGAGTACCAGAGGAGTTTGCATTGTTATCTAATCTCCTATACCTGGATATCTCAGCATGTTCTCTCTCGGGTAATCTCACCCAGGAACTTGGAAATCTAACGAAACTGGAAATGCTGTTACTTTTTCAGAATCAGTTTACTGGTGAAATCCCGGTgtgtttttcaaatttaaaagctCTAAAGGTTCTTGATTTGTCTGATAATCAACTTAAGGGCAAGATTCCAGTGGAATTGTCTTCTTTGAAAGAGCTAACCAGAGTGAGCTTGATGAGAAATCAATTCAGTGGCGAAATACCGGAAGGAATAGGTGAGCTGCCAAATCTTGAAGCTCTGTATCTCTGGAACAACTCGCTAACTGGAATTCTCCCGCAAAAACTCGGCTCAAACGGCAAGTTACAGTGGCTGGACGTGTCTTCCAACTCTCTAACTGGTCCAATCCCACCAAATATTTGTCAAGGAAAAAAACTATTAAAGCTCATACTTTTCTCAAACAAGTTTGTTGGAATTCTCCCAGAATCGCTAGCAAACTGTACCTCTTTGTCCAGGGTCCGAATTCAAGACAACCAACTAAACGGTTCAATCCCATATGGCTTCGGGCTCTTGCGGAATCTAACATACGTCGACCTGAGCAAGAACAACTTCACAGGTGACATCCCTCACGATCTTCACAATGCACCGCAGCTACAGTACTTAAATATCTCCGAGAACTCTTTCCACAGCAATTTGCCAAGTAACATATGGAGCACACCGAGTTTACAAATATTTTCGGCCAGTTCAAGCAAACTCACCGGAAAAATCCCTGATTTTATCGGGTGTAGTAGCTTGTACAAGATTGAATTGCAAGATAATTCGTTCAGCGGTGGCATTCCTTGGGATATTGGACATTGCGAGAAGCTTATTAACTTGAATTTGGGCGGCAATTCTCTCACCGGCATAATCCCATGGGAAATTTCAACGCTTCCAGCAATCACCGATGTCGATCTTTCTCATAACTTTTTAACGGGCTCAATTCCTTCTAATTTCGAGAACTGCACTACTTTAGAGAACTTCAATGTGTCCTATAATCGCTTAACAGGACCAATTCCGGGCTCTGGTTTATTTCCAAACTTGCATCCGACATCCTTTTCCGGTAACGACGGGCTCTGCGGCCGCGTTTTGGCCAAGCCTTGTGCGACAGACACGCTTTCAGTAGGCGACGTCGAGGTCCACCGGCGAGAACAGCCAAAGAAGACAGCAGGAGCGATCGTATGGATAATGGCGATCGCGTTTGGCATTGGACTATTCGTGCTGGTTGCTGGGACCAGGTGCTTCCACGCGAATTATAACAGAAAGTTCAGCGACGATCGCGAGATCGGACCGTGGAAATTAACAGCCTTCCAACGCTTGAATTTTACGGCTGACGATGTCCTAGAGTGCCTATCCATGACCGATAAGATCATAGGAATGGGTTCAACAGGCACAGTGTACAAAGCCGAGATGCCAGGTGGCGAGATCATAGCGGTGAAAAAGCTGTGGGGCAAGAACAAAGAAAATATCAGGCGGAGGAGAGGGGTTCTAGCTGAGGTGGATGTGCTTGGAAATGTAAGGCATAGAAATATAGTGAGATTGTTAGGGTGCTGCAGCAACAGGGAGTGCACAATGCTGCTTTACGAGTACATGCCAAATGGAAATTTAGAAGATTTATTGCATGGAAAAAATAAGGGAGAAAATCTAGTGGCTGACTGGTTTACAAGGTACAAGATCGCTCTAGGAGTAGCTCAGGGCATATGTTACCTTCACCACGACTGTGATCCGGTGATCGTGCATCGCGATCTGAAGCCTAGTAATATCTTATTGGACGGTGAGATGGAAGCAAGAGTGGCAGATTTTGGGGTGGCCAAATTGATACAAAGCGACGAATCCATGTCGGTAATTGCCGGATCTTATGGTTACATCGCTCCAG AGTATGCTTATACGTTACAAGTAGATGAGAAGAGTGATATCTATAGCTTCGGAGTGATGTTAATGGAGATTATCAGCGGGAAAAGATCAGTTGATGCTGAGTTTGGTGATGGTAATAGCATTGTGGATTGGATAAGGTCTAAGATCAAGAGTAAGGATAGTATCAATGACATTTTGGATAAGAATGCTGGGGCATGTATAGCATCTGTAAGGGAGGAAATGATGCAAATGCTTAGAATTGCACTGCTATGCACT